From the genome of Clavibacter nebraskensis NCPPB 2581:
TAGAGCCGCACGATCACGTCGCCCGAGCCGTCGTCCGCGAGCTTCAGCGCCTCGATCCGCACCGTGCCGCCGTGCACCGAGACGAGGCCCGCGGCGGTGGGCAACGAGGACGGGACGACCTCGGCGGCGTGAGCCGGTGCGGGCGCGACGGCCGGCGCCGCATCCGTCGCGTCGCCGGGTCGCACCACGCGCACAGGCAGGTTCTGCTCCAGCCCCGCGTCGACCGCGCCCTCGATGCCGACGCCGGGCACGAGCGCGTACTCGAACCGGTGGTGACCGATGTCCTGCACGGGGTCGGGGGAGCGCGCCGCCCGGACCAGGCTGATCCGCAGCTCGGTCTCGACCTCGCCCGTCGCGCCCACCGAGCGCGTGATGTCGTGCCCGTAGCTGCCCGCGTTGGTGAGGGCGACGCCGTAGCCGGGCTCCTCCACGTGCACGAAGCGGTGCGCCATGACCTCGAAGCGCGCCTCGTCCCACGACGTGTTCGTGTGCGTGGGGCGGCGGACGTGCCCGAACTGGATCTCCGCGCTGTGGTGCTGCGCGTGGATGGTGAGTGGGAAGGTCACCTTGAGGAGCTTCTCGTCCTCGAGCCAGTCGAGGTCGGCGGTCGCGTGGATCCGGGCGTCGTCCGCGTGCAGCGACACCCGCTGCACGACGCGCGAGCGCCCGAACTGCCGGACGACCTCGACGGTCGCGCGGAGCGGCGAGTCCTCGACGAGCTCGACGGACGCCTGGTCGACGAGGTCGGTGCGGCTCGCGCGGTAGTGCGCGTCGACGTCCCAGGCGTCCCACGCCGTCGGGATGTCCTCGTGCAGCTGGAGCATGTTCGCGGCGCGGCCGGCGGGCACGAGCTCGCGGTCGGCGTGCCGCAGGTCGACGATCGAGGTGATCAGGCCGCGCGCGTCGAGCGTGACGCGCAGCAGGCCGTTGTCGAGGACGGTGCCGCCGTCGGCGCGCGTCGTGACGACGGGCGAGGCCGGCTCCACGGCGAAGAGCGGCGCGATCCCGCTGCCGGGCACCGCGACGAGCGCCTGCGCGGATCCGTCGGGCGCCTCCACGAGCGCCGTGCGCGCGTGGCCGGTCGAGTTCACCGCGAACGCGCCGGATCCGTCGCCCTCGCCGTCCGCGACCGCCTGCGCCGTGACGCGCGCGATGGCGTCGGCCACGAGCGCGTCGAGCTCGGCGAGGCTGCGCGCGTAGTCCTCCTCGTTCTCCCGGTGCACCCACGTGATGGAGGAGCCCGGGAGGATGTCGTGGAACTGCTGCAGCAGCGTCTGCTTCCAGAGCCGGTCGAGCGCCGCGTACGGGTAGTCGGCGCCCGTGCGGACGGCCGCGATGGTCCACCACAGCTCGGCCTCGCGGAGGCGGTGCTCGGCCTGGCGGTTGCCGCGCTTCTCGCGGGCGTGCGACGTGAACGTGCCGCGGTGCAGCTCGAGGTAGAGCTCGCCGACCCACACGGGCGCGTCCGGGTACTCCGCTTCGGCCTTGCGGAAGAACTCGTCCGGGTGCTCCACGATCACCTTCGGCGACCCCTCGAGGTCGGCCGTGCGGCGCTGGCGCTCCATCATGTCGCGCGTGGGCCCGCCGCCGCCGTCGCCGTAGCCGAAGGGCGCGAGCGACATGGTCGCCTTCCCCTTCTCGCGGAACTGCCGCACCGCGTGGTGCGTCTCCTCGGCCTCGAGCGTGGAGTTGTAGGTGTCGATGGGCGGGAAGTGCGTGAAGATCCGCGACCCGTCGATGCCCTCCCAGAAGAAGGTGTGGTGCGGGAACGTGTTCGTCTGGTTCCAGGACAGCTTCTGCGTGAGGAACCAGTCGAGGCCCGCGAGCTTCGCGATCTGCGGGAACGACGCCGTGTAGCCGAACGAGTCGGGCAGCCACACGCCGTGGGTCTCGACGCCGAGCTCCTCCTGGAAGAAGCGCATGCCGTGGGTGAGCTGGCGGATCATCGCCTCGCCGCCCGGCAGGTTGCCGTCGGGCTCGATCCACATGGATCCGACCGGGTACCAGGTGCCGTCCGCGATGGCCTGCTTGATGCCCGCGAACACCGTCGGGTAGTTCTCCTTCACCCAGACGTACTGCTGCGCCTGCGAGCACGCGAAGCGGAAGTCGGGGTACTGCTCGGCGAGCCGGAGCACGTTGGAGAAGGTGCGCGCGGTCTTGCGCTTCGTCTCGCGGATGGGCCAGAGCCAGGCGCTGTCGATGTGGGCGTGGCCGACGCCGCTCAGCGTGTGCGCGCTCGGCACGGCGGGGCGCGATAGCACGTCGGCGAGCTCGGCGCGGGCGGCGGCGGCGGTGCCGACGATGTCGTCCATCGCGAGCACGTCGAGCGCGCGCTCGATCGCGCGCAGCACCTCGTGGCGGCGCGGCTCGGTCTCGGGCAGCTCCATCAGCAACTGGTACAGCACCTCGACGTCGAAGCGCAGCGCCCACACCTCGGGCTCGAACACGGCGAGCTCGGCCTGGCGGAAGCGGTAGATGGGCTCGGCGGGCGCGGTCGCCTTGTCGCCGTACGGGGTCGGCACGAACTCGTTCACGAGGATGTCCGGGTTGCCCGCCGCCTCGACGAGGAAGCGCACCTGCTCGCCGCCCGTGGCCTCGTCGGCGAGGCGCACGTAGGTGTTGCGCGGGTGGATCCCCTTGACCGGCACGCCGTCCATGGTGTGCACGAGGCACTCGGCCTGGTTGCCCGGCCAGTCGCCGATGAAGCCGGGGTCGATGAGCAGCTCGACCGTGCGGCCGGCCCACTCGGCGGGCACCTCGCCCGTGACCTCGAACCACCACGTCGACCACGCGCGGCCCCACGGCTCCCCCAGCGCGAAGGGCGCGTACTCCTGCCGCATGGCCTCGGCGACGGGCACGGGCTCGTCGGGCGCCATCCACGCGCGGAGGGTCACGGGCGCCTTCGCGGAGTACACGGCGGGAGTGATCCGCTCGTCCAGCGCGCGGAGGATCCGCTCCTGGACGAGCTTCTGGGTCTGGTGCATGGGGAGTCCTTCGGGAGGTCGGGATGCAGGCAGTCGGGTGGGGCGCGGGGCCCGGGGTAGCCGCGCTTCAGCGGAGGTAGGACAGCGCCGGGAACGCGTGCATCGCGTCCTCCAGCAGGGAGCGCGCGACCGTGACGGAGTCGACGAGCGGGTGGTGGGCGAGGGCGCGGACGGCGGCGGCGCGGGATCCGCCGACGCCGGCCTCGATGGTCTGCCGCTCCACGTACTTGGCGTTGGTCACGAGGCCCACCCCGAAGTCGGGGAGCTCCGTGCCGGCCACCGGATGCGCGCCCGAGGCGTCGACCACGCACGGCACCTCGACCACCGCGTCCGCGTCCAGTGCGGCGAGCGTGCCGCGGTTCCGCACGTTGAGGATGAGCCGGGCGCTCTGGTCGTACGCGATGCCGCGCATGAGCGCGATCGCGACGTCCTCGTAGCCGCCCGAGACGAGGTCGTCCTCGTCGCGGTCGCCCATGCCGGCCGACTGCCGGTTGGTGGCCATGTAGGTGGTCTCGCGGTCGAGGCGCGTGCGCTCCCACAGCGCGAGCGCGGACACGTCGTGCCGGTGCTCGAGCTGCTCGTAGAACCGGCCCTGCTGCTCCACGAGGAAGGCGCCGCGGGTCTGGGCGGCCAGCTGGTCGGCGTGCCGGACCTCGCGCTTGAAGTAGTAGTAGTGCAGGTACTCGTTCGGCACGGCGCCGAGCTCGGTGACCCACTCGGCGCCGAAGAGCCGGCCCTCCTCGAACGTGCCGATGAGATCGGGGCGCGCCATGAGGTCCGGCAGCACGTCGCGGCCGTCGACGCGCAGGCCCCGCAGCCAGCCGAGGTGGTTGAGGCCCGCGTAGTCGATGACGACGTCGTCGCCCTGCACGCCGAGGGCGCCGAGCACGCGGCGGGCGAGGCCGATGGGGGAGTCGCAGATCCCGATGACGCGGTCGCCGAGCACGCGCGACATGGCCTCGGTCACGACGCCGGCCGGGTTCGTGAAGTTGATGACCCACGCGTCGGGGGCCTGCGCCCGGATCCGCTCGGCCAGGTCCATGACGACCGGCAGCGTGCGCAGCGCGTACGAGATGCCGCCGTAGCCGACGGTCTCCTGGCCGATGACGCCGTGCGCCATGCCGAGTCGCTCGTCGCACGAGCGCCCGGCCATGCCGCCCACGCGGATCGCCGAGAAGACGAACGCGGCACCCGCGAGCGCCTCGTCGAGGTCGGTGTGCAGCGTGATCACCGGGGCATCCGCGTACGCCGCCGCCTGCTCGGCGAGCACGCGCGCGACGGCCGTGAGGCGCACCTCGTCGGTGTCGTAGAGGGCCACGTGGTCGACCCGGCCGGCCTCGTGGTCGCGCAGCAGCGCCGAGTAGACGAGCGGGACGCGGAAGCCGCCCCCGCCCAGGATCGTGAGCCTCATGCGACGGTCACCGACACTCCCTTGTCCGCGAGGCCCTGCGACACCCGCTCGTGCGGGGCGGCCTCGGTGATCAGCTGCGTCAGCGACGCGGTGGGGGCGACGCGGCCGGCGCCGGTGCCCGGGAACTTGGAGGAGTCGGCGAGCACCGTGACCCGGTCGCTCACCTCTGCCATGGCGCGCTTGATGGGCACCTGGGCCATCGTCGTGTCGCGCAGGTCGCCGTTGTCGGCGATGCCGCTCACTCCCACGAACGCGTGGTCGGCGTGCAGCATCCGCAGGCTCTCGGCGGTGAGCGGGCCGGAAACCGAGCGGTAGACCGGATCCCAGTCGCCCGGCAGCAGGATGAGCCGCACCGTCCGGTCGTCCCGCAGCACGTCGAACGCGGCGACGTTCGCGGTGATCACGGTGACGGCCCGGCCGCGCAGCTGCTCGGCGAGGTGCAGCGTGGTGGTGCCGATGTCGAGCACGACCGACTGGCCGTCCTGGATCTGCGCCGCCGCGGCCCGCGCGATGCGCTCCTTGGCCTCGCGGTTGACCTGCTCGACCTCGGCGAAGGGCGCGTCGACCTCGACGAGCACCGCGCCGCCGTGGGTGCGCCGGAGCGCGCCCTGCTCGTCGAGGCGGGCCAGGTCGCGGCGGATGGTCGCGTCGCTCGTGCCGGCCGCCTCGGCGAGCTCGGCGACCGTGGCGCTGCGGGTGGCGCGCAACCGGTCGAGGATCACGAACTCTCGGGCGTCTCTCATGACGTGAACATTAGCGCGCAGGATCAGTCAGAAACAATCTCGTAATGAACAAGGTCTTCCATCCTCGTGCTCACATGGGCTAGAAACGTCACTACCGGTCGGCGGGCACCCGTCGACCTCGTCCCGCCGGCAGCGTCGCCGTCGGCGGACCCGCACCGCTCGCCACCCGTCGGCGCGGCGCCCACCCGAAGGAATGAGGTCCCCGTGCCCGCAGACCCGTGTCCCGACCAGGCTCTCGCCGACCAGGCCCCCGCCGGGCTGCTCGTCGTCGGCCAGCTCTTCGCGGACGTCGTGTTCGGCGCGCTGCCGGGCGGGCCGCGGCCGGGACACGAGATCTGGACGTCGTCGTTCGGGCACGGCCCCGGCGGCATCGCGAACTTCGCCGTCGCCGGCGCGCGCCTCGGGGTGCCGACCGCCATCGCCGCGGCCGTGGGCACGGATCCGTTCTCTCTCCTCGTCCGCGCCGCGCTCGCCGCCGAGGGCGTGTCGCTCGACCACCTCGTGACCCTCGACGACTGGGCGCTGCCCGTCACCGCGTCCCTGAGCTACGACGACGACCGCGCGCTCGTCACGGGCGGCGTGCCCTGCACGCTCGGATCCGACGAGCTCGTGCCGGGGGAGGTGCCGGCGGCCGCCGCGGCGCTCGTGCACCTGGATCCGCAGCGCAGCGCCTGGATCGGCCGGGCCGCCGCCGCGGGCACCGACGTCTACGCGGATGTCGGCTGGGACCCGTCCGAGCGCTGGGATCCGGCCATCCTCGACCAGCTCGACCAGTGCCACGCGTTCGTCCCCAACGAGCTCGAGGCCTCCGCGTACACGGGCACCGACTCGGCCGTGCAGGCCGCCCGGGCGCTCGCCGCGCGCGTGCCGCTCAGCGTCGTGACCTCCGGATCCCGCGGCGTCGTCGCCGTCGACGCCGGCACCGGCGAGGAGGTCGTGCGCCCGCCGCTCGCGGTGCGCGCCGTCGACGCGACCGGCGCGGGCGACGTGTTCGGCGCATCGCTCGCCGCGTCCGCCCGCGCGCCGTGGACGCTCACCGAGCGCGTCGACTTCGCCTGCCTCGTCGCGGGGATCACGGTCACGCGCCCCGGAGGCGCGTCCGGGGCCCCGCGGCTCGACGAGCTCGTGCCCTGGCTGCGCGCGCACCCCGACGCGGCCGAGCCCGGCCGCTACGACTACCTCGCCGAGGCGCTCGCCGGCCCCGACGCCGCGCACCTCCTCGCCTGACGATCCCTCCCGCTCCCGCCCGACCCCCCACCGAATCGAGAACCACCATGTCCCTCCTCCCCGCCCGCCGTTCCCGCGCCCGGCGCATCGTCGTCGGCGTCGCGACCCTCGCGCTCCTCGCGCCGGTCCTCGCCTCCTGCTCGTCGTCCTCGGAATCCTCGGCCGGCGGTCAGCTCGACCTGTGGATCTGGCCGGACGGCCTCAGCCAGACGGTGCTCGACAGGGTGCCGTCCGAGGTGCCCGGCACGACGCTCAACGTCTCCACCATCGGCGGCGACTTCAAGCAGAAGCTCGTCACCACGTTCACGGGCCGTTCCGGCCTCCCGTCCGTCACGGGTGTCAAGGGCGAGGACATGCCCTACTTCCTCAGCGAGGACGGGCTCTTCGAGGACCTCGACAAGCTGGGCGCGAAGGACGTCGCCGACCAGTACCCGGCGTGGAAGCTGAAGGAGGCGACCACGAAGGACGGCCAGCTCATCGGCCTCCCCATCGACATCGGCCCCACCGCCCTCTACTACCGCGCGGACGTCTTCCAGAAGGCCGGCCTGCCGAGCGAGCCGGCCGACGTCGCCGCGGCGACGGCCACGTGGGACGACTACTTCGCGTTCGGCAAGAAGCTCAAGGCGGCCACCGGCGGCGCGATCTTCGTGGACGCGTCCGACGTCTTCACCAAGTCGCTCGGCCAGGGCACCACCCGCTTCGTCGACGAGGACGGGAACTACACGGGCGACAGCGACACCGTGAAGGCCGCCTGGGATCGCGCGGTGCTCGCCTGGAAGGACGGCCTGACCGCGAACGTCACCGACGGCAGCCCGGACTGGGCCTCGGCCATCAGCAACGGATCCCTCCCCGCGCTCCTCGGCGCCTCCTGGTACCAGGCCGACCTCAAGAGCGCGACGGCAGACACCGCGGGCGACTGGCGCGTGGCGCCCATGCCCGGCGGCCCCGCGAACATCGGCGGCTCGTTCCTCTCCATCCCGTCCGGCACGAAGGACCCGCAGGCCGCGTTCGCGGTGATCAAGGACGTGCTCAGCGAGGACAACCAGGTCACCGCGTACGCCGACAAGGGCATCTTCCCGTCGGCCACCGCCGCCTACGACTCCCCGGAGCTGCAGAAGGGCGACGACTTCTTCGGCGGCCAGTCGACCGTCGGGATCTTCGCCGACGCCGCCGCCAAGATGCCCACCGCGTACACGAGCCCGTACGACAACCAGGTGCAGGCCGCGTTCGTCACCGAGCTGCAGAACGTGACGTCGCTCGGCAAGGACCCGGACCAGGCCTATGCCGACGCCGTCGCCGCTGGCGAGGCCGCCCTGAAGACCGCGAAGCAGTGATCCCCGTCGCCATCCGCCCGGGAGGGCGCCCGCCCGCGCCCTCCCGGGCCGGCGCGGGGACCCGCGGGCTCCGCCGCACGTGGCCGTACTACGTCGCCATCGCGCCGTTCTTCGTGCTGTTCCTGATCTTCGGCCTGTTCCCGGCGCTCTACTCGCTCGTGCTCTCGTTCCAGGACTGGAACGGCCTCGGCACGGCAAAGTGGGTGGGCCTCGCGAACTTCCAGGCCCTCGCGGCCGACGGCACGTTCTGGCTGTCGATCAAGAACACGCTCATCATCTTCGCGCTGTCGACGTTCCCGATGATGGCGATCGCGGTCGTCGTCGCGGCGATGCTCAACTCGGCCAAGCGGCTCAGCACCTTCTACAAGATCAGCTACTTCGTGCCGAACGTCACCAGCGTGGTCGCGATGGCGGTGCTCTTCGGATCCATCTTCGGCGACAGCTTCGGGCTCGTGAACGCGGGGCTCCGCGCGATCGGGCTCGACGGGGTGGCGTGGCTCTCGACGCCGTGGGCGATCCAGGTGACCATCGCGATCCTCATCACGTACCAGTGGACCGGCTACAACGCGATCATCTTCCTCGCGGGCATGCAGGCCATCGGCGCCGAGGTCTACGAGGCTGCCAAGCTCGACGGCGCCGGCGCGATCCGCACCTTCTGGTCGGTGACGCTGCCGCTGCTGCGCCCGACGATCCTCTTCGTGCTCGTGGTCTCGACCATCACGGGCCTGCAGAGCTTCACGGAGGCGCAGGTGCTCACGTCCTCCTCCAGCATCACCAACCCGAACTCGGGCGGCGCGGGCCAGGCCGGCCTCACGACCGTCCTGTACTTCTACCAGCAGGCCTTCAACTACAACCGCTTCGGCTACGGCGCCGCCATCGCGTGGGGCGTGTTCCTGCTCGTGGTGATCTTCTCCATCATCAGCTTCCGGCTCGGGTCGGAGAAGAAGGAGAAGCCCGTGCGGGCGCCCGGCACGAGGAAGGGGCAGCGCGCATGAGCACGACCGTCCACTCCGCGGGATCCGCCGCGGCCCGGATCGCGGACCAGGCCTCCGGGCGCGCGCGATCCGACGGGGAGCGCACCGGTCGGCCCGCGGGCCGCCGGCAGTTGCCGCCCGGCCGGGTGATCCTGCACGGGATCCTCTTCGCGGGATCCATCGTGAGCCTGTTCCCGCTCTACTGGCTCGTCGTCATGGCGAGCAACACCACGAGCGACATCTACAAGTCGCCGCCCGTGCTCGTGCCGGGACCGTACCTGTGGGACAACATCCAGGCCGTGTTCCGCACGATCGACTTCGGCGGATCGCTCATGAACACGGTGATCGTCGCGGTCTCCGTGACGGTGCTCGTGCTGTTCTTCGACTCGATCGCCGCGTTCACGTTCGCGAAGTACGAGTTCCCGGGGCGGCGCGCGCTGTTCGCGCTGCTGCTCGTGACCTTCATGCTGCCCGCGCAGCTGTCGGTGATCCCGCAGTTCGTCACGATGATCAACCTGGGCTGGGTCGGCCAGCTGCAGGCGCTCATCGTGCCGGCGGCGGCGAACGCGTTCGGCATCTTCTGGCTGCGGCAGTTCATCATCTCGAGCGTGCCGGACGAGCTCATCGACGCGGCCCGCATCGACGGCGCCGGGTTCTTCCGGCAGTACCTCACGGTGTGCCTGCCGCTCATCCGACCGGGCCTCGGGTTCCTCGGGATCTTCACCTTCATCGCCGCGTGGAACGACTACCTCTGGCCGCTCATCGTGCTCAACGACCCGGGCACGCTCACGCTGCAGGTCGCGATGAGCCAGCTGAACAGCGCCCACGGCAAGGACTACGGCATGGTCATGGCGGGCGCGCTGCTCGCGGTGATCCCGCTCATCGTCGTGTTCCTCATCGGCGCGAAGCAGTTCATCGGCGACATCGCGAAGGGCGCGCTGAAGTGACGGCCGCCTCGACGCGCGCGCCGCGGATCCAGGCCGTCGGCGACCCGGCCGCGCTCGGGGCCGCCGCGGCCGACGTCGTGCAGGCGTTCCTCGGCGAGGATCCGGCGGGCGTGCTCGGGGTGGCGACCGGATCCAGCCCCGAGCCGCTCTACGCCGAGCTCGCGCGGCGGCACCGGGAGCGCGGCCTCGTCACGGACGGGCTCTCGCTCGTGGCGCTCGACGAGTACGTGGGGCTGCCGGCCGGGCACCCGCAGTCGTACCAGGTGTTCGTCCTCGCGCGCATCGCCGGGCCGCTCGGCGTGCCGAGCGCACGCGTGATCGTGCCGGACGGCGCCGCGGACGACCCTCGGGAGGCCGCGGACGAGCACGAGCGGCGGATCCGGCGGCTCGGCGGCGCGGGCCTGCAGATCGTGGGCATCGGCGTCAACGGGCACCTCGGCTTCAACGAGCCGGGCTCGCCGGCCGACGGGGCCAGCCGCGTGGTGCGCCTCGCGGAGGGCACGCGGCAGGACAACGCGCGGTACTTCGGCGGTGATCCCGCGCGCGTGCCGACGCACGCCATCACGCAGGGCATCGCGACGATCATGTCGGCCGAGCGGATCCTGCTCGTCGCCTCGGGCGCGCGCAAGGCCGACGCGCTCGCCGCCGCGCTCGCGGGGCCCGTCACGGAGGAGGTGCCCGCCTCGATCCTGCAGCGGCACCCGCGCGTGACCGTCGTCGCCGACCGGGCCGCGCTCGCGGGGCTCGCGGGGCTCGCGACGCTCGCCTGACCGGGAGCCCGGCCGCCCCGCATCCGCCGCCACCCGCGCCCCGGCGCACCGACCAGCACGGAGACCCGCATGTCCCACCTCGACGACGTCGCGCCCGGATCCGTCTCGAGGCTGCCGCCGCGCGCCCGGTTCGCGACCGACGCGGCCGTCCACCCGCTCGACGGCGACTGGCGCTTCCGCCTGCTGCCGGAGGCGCCGGTCGACGCGGCCGACGCGCTGCCCGCGGTCGCGGACCCGGCGCTCGACGACGCCGCGCTCGACGCGGCCGGCTGGACGACGCTGCCCGTGCCGTCCCACTGGGTGCTGCACGGCCACGGATCGCCCGCGTACACGAACCTGCAGTACCCGTTCCCCATCGACCCGCCGCACGTGCCCGACGCGAACCCGACCGGCGAGCACCGCCGCGCCTTCCGGCTGCCGGCGTCGTTCGCGGACGCCGAGCGCGTGCTGCTGCGCACCGACGGGATCGAAGGCCTCGCCACGTTCTGGGTCAACGGCGTGGAGGCGGGCTGGACCACCGGCAGCCGCCTCACGACCGAGCTCGACGTGACCGACCTGCTCGTGCCGGGCGACAACCTGCTCGGGATCCGCGTGCACCAGTGGTCGGCCGCGTCCTACCTCGAGGACCAGGACCAGTGGTGGCTGCCCGGGATCTTCCGCTCCGTCGAGCTGCTCGCCCGGCCCGCCGGCGCGCTCGACGACGTGCGCGTCCGGGCCGACCGCGATCCGGCCGACGGATCCGGCCGCCTCGAGCTCGAGGTCGACGGCGCGTTCCCCGTCGTGGTGCGCGTGCCGAAGCTCGGGATCCACGTGACGTGGGAGACCCCGGTCGACGTCGCGCCCGTCGGGATCCCCGCCGTCGACGCGTGGACCGCCGAGCGGCCGCGCCTCTACGACGCGACCGTGTCCACGCCGGGCGAGACGGCGTCGCTGCGGATCGGCTTCCGCACGGTGCGCATCGACGGCGACGCGCTGCTCGTCGACGGCCGCCGCCTCACGTTCCGCGGCGTCAACCGGCACGAGTCGCACCCCGAGCGCGGCCGCGTGTTCGACGAGGCCGAGGCGCGCGCCGACCTCGAGCTGATGAAGCGGAGCGGCGTGAACGCGATCCGCACCTCCCACTACCCGCCGCATCCGCGCCTGATCGACATCGCCGACGAGCTCGGCTTCTGGGTCGTGCTCGAGTGCGACCTCGAGACGCACGGCTTCTGGGACGTCGAGTGGCGCGACAACCCCTCCGACGACCCGCGCTGGCGCGACGCCTACCTCGACCGCATCGCGCGCACGGTGGGCCGTGACCGCAACCACCCGTCGATCGTCATGTGGTCGCTCGGCAACGAGTCCGGCACCGGGCGCAACATCGCGGCCATGTCGGCGTGGGTGCGGCGCGGCGATCCCACCCGGCCCGTGCACTACGAGGGCGACCTCACGGGCGAGCACACCGACGTCTACTCGCGCATGTACCCCACGCTCGAGGAGATCGACTCGGTGTGCGGCACGCCGGTCGCGGGCATCCACGAGACCACGGGCGCGACCGGCGCGAAGCAGCGCGCGAAGCCGTTCATCCTGTGCGAGTACGGGCACGCGATGGGCAACGGGCCCGGATCCCTCGCCGACTACGAGGACGCCATCGACCGCTGGCCGCGCCTGCACGGCGGCTTCGTGTGGGAGTGGCGCGACCACGGGCTGCTCGCGCGCACCGCTGACGGCCGGCCCTTCCACGCGTACGGCGGCGACTTCGGCGAGCCCGTGCACGACGGCCCGTTCGTGATGGACGGCCTGCTGCTGTCCGACGGCACGCCCACGCCCGGCCTCGCCGAGCTCGCGGCCGTCATCGCGCCCGTGCGCGTGCGGGTCGCGGCCGACGGATCCGGCGTGCGGGTCGAGAACCGGCGGCACAGCGCGTCCACCGACGACGTCGACCTGGTCTGGATCCTCGCCCACGACGGCCGGCAGGTCGCCCGCGGGGTCCTCGAGCACGCGCCCCTCGCGGCAGGCTCCGCGGCGACGATCCCGCTGCCGCCCGAGGCGCGCGCCGCCGGGCACGCCGAGGAAGCGCACGTGACGGTGCAGGTCGTCACGCGGAACGACGCTCCGTGGGCCGAGGCGGGGCACGTCGTGTCGTCGCACCAGGCGCTCGTGCGCCACCGGACCGCGCCCCGGCCGCGTCCCGCCGGACGCTGGCACGGCGACGCGCTCGGCGTCGGGACCTTCGACGCGCGCGGCGACCTCGTCGCGTGGGCCGGCGTGCCCGTCCGAGGACCGAGGCTGGAGCTGTGGCGCGCGCCCACCGAGAACGACCGCGGGGCCGGCCAGGGATCCTACGAGCTGGCCGAGCCCGAGCTGACCCGCGGCCGCGGCGCCGAGGAGACGCCGTCGGCGGCCGACCGCTGGCGCGAGCGCGGGCTGCACCGGCTCACCCACCGGCTGCTCGGGACCACCCGCACGGCCGGCGGCCTGGAGACGCGGATGCGCGTGCAGGCGGCGCACTCGGGCGCGGGCGTCGACGTCGCGTTCCGCTGGACCGCGACCGACCGCGGCCTGCTGCTCGCGACCGAGGTCGTGCCGTTCGGGGACTGGGACTGCACGTGGCCGCGGGTCGGCGTGCGCATCGACCTGCCGGGCGCGCTCGCCGAGCATCCCGTCGCCTGGCACGGCACGGGGCCGGGGGAGTCGTACGCCGACAGCCGCACGGCCGCGCGGGTCGGCCGCTTCGCGTCGAGCGTCGACGGCCTCGCGGTCGCCTACGCCCGCCCGCAGGAGACGGGCCACCGGCCCGGGCTGCGCGCGCTCGTGGTCGGCGACGGATCCGGGACCCCGCTCACCGTGACGACCGTGCCCGACGCCGCCGGCCATCGCCCGGGCTTCCAGCTCTCCCGCTGGACCCCGCAGCAGATGACCGACGTCGGCCACCCGCACGAGCTGCCCGCATCCGACGGCCTGCACCTGTTCCTCGACGACGCCCAGCACGGCCTCGGATCCCGCGCGTGCGGCCCCGACGTGCTCCCGCGCCACGCGCTCTGGCCGTCGCTGCGCACGTGGGAGGTGCTGC
Proteins encoded in this window:
- a CDS encoding DeoR/GlpR family DNA-binding transcription regulator, with amino-acid sequence MRDAREFVILDRLRATRSATVAELAEAAGTSDATIRRDLARLDEQGALRRTHGGAVLVEVDAPFAEVEQVNREAKERIARAAAAQIQDGQSVVLDIGTTTLHLAEQLRGRAVTVITANVAAFDVLRDDRTVRLILLPGDWDPVYRSVSGPLTAESLRMLHADHAFVGVSGIADNGDLRDTTMAQVPIKRAMAEVSDRVTVLADSSKFPGTGAGRVAPTASLTQLITEAAPHERVSQGLADKGVSVTVA
- a CDS encoding 6-phospho-beta-glucosidase; its protein translation is MRLTILGGGGFRVPLVYSALLRDHEAGRVDHVALYDTDEVRLTAVARVLAEQAAAYADAPVITLHTDLDEALAGAAFVFSAIRVGGMAGRSCDERLGMAHGVIGQETVGYGGISYALRTLPVVMDLAERIRAQAPDAWVINFTNPAGVVTEAMSRVLGDRVIGICDSPIGLARRVLGALGVQGDDVVIDYAGLNHLGWLRGLRVDGRDVLPDLMARPDLIGTFEEGRLFGAEWVTELGAVPNEYLHYYYFKREVRHADQLAAQTRGAFLVEQQGRFYEQLEHRHDVSALALWERTRLDRETTYMATNRQSAGMGDRDEDDLVSGGYEDVAIALMRGIAYDQSARLILNVRNRGTLAALDADAVVEVPCVVDASGAHPVAGTELPDFGVGLVTNAKYVERQTIEAGVGGSRAAAVRALAHHPLVDSVTVARSLLEDAMHAFPALSYLR
- a CDS encoding alpha-mannosidase, which produces MHQTQKLVQERILRALDERITPAVYSAKAPVTLRAWMAPDEPVPVAEAMRQEYAPFALGEPWGRAWSTWWFEVTGEVPAEWAGRTVELLIDPGFIGDWPGNQAECLVHTMDGVPVKGIHPRNTYVRLADEATGGEQVRFLVEAAGNPDILVNEFVPTPYGDKATAPAEPIYRFRQAELAVFEPEVWALRFDVEVLYQLLMELPETEPRRHEVLRAIERALDVLAMDDIVGTAAAARAELADVLSRPAVPSAHTLSGVGHAHIDSAWLWPIRETKRKTARTFSNVLRLAEQYPDFRFACSQAQQYVWVKENYPTVFAGIKQAIADGTWYPVGSMWIEPDGNLPGGEAMIRQLTHGMRFFQEELGVETHGVWLPDSFGYTASFPQIAKLAGLDWFLTQKLSWNQTNTFPHHTFFWEGIDGSRIFTHFPPIDTYNSTLEAEETHHAVRQFREKGKATMSLAPFGYGDGGGGPTRDMMERQRRTADLEGSPKVIVEHPDEFFRKAEAEYPDAPVWVGELYLELHRGTFTSHAREKRGNRQAEHRLREAELWWTIAAVRTGADYPYAALDRLWKQTLLQQFHDILPGSSITWVHRENEEDYARSLAELDALVADAIARVTAQAVADGEGDGSGAFAVNSTGHARTALVEAPDGSAQALVAVPGSGIAPLFAVEPASPVVTTRADGGTVLDNGLLRVTLDARGLITSIVDLRHADRELVPAGRAANMLQLHEDIPTAWDAWDVDAHYRASRTDLVDQASVELVEDSPLRATVEVVRQFGRSRVVQRVSLHADDARIHATADLDWLEDEKLLKVTFPLTIHAQHHSAEIQFGHVRRPTHTNTSWDEARFEVMAHRFVHVEEPGYGVALTNAGSYGHDITRSVGATGEVETELRISLVRAARSPDPVQDIGHHRFEYALVPGVGIEGAVDAGLEQNLPVRVVRPGDATDAAPAVAPAPAHAAEVVPSSLPTAAGLVSVHGGTVRIEALKLADDGSGDVIVRLYESTGARAATRLEAHLDADRFTEVDVLERPLGAGFPRSIAFEPEADGRGVRLVLRAFQVITVRIHRA
- a CDS encoding carbohydrate kinase family protein, whose translation is MPADPCPDQALADQAPAGLLVVGQLFADVVFGALPGGPRPGHEIWTSSFGHGPGGIANFAVAGARLGVPTAIAAAVGTDPFSLLVRAALAAEGVSLDHLVTLDDWALPVTASLSYDDDRALVTGGVPCTLGSDELVPGEVPAAAAALVHLDPQRSAWIGRAAAAGTDVYADVGWDPSERWDPAILDQLDQCHAFVPNELEASAYTGTDSAVQAARALAARVPLSVVTSGSRGVVAVDAGTGEEVVRPPLAVRAVDATGAGDVFGASLAASARAPWTLTERVDFACLVAGITVTRPGGASGAPRLDELVPWLRAHPDAAEPGRYDYLAEALAGPDAAHLLA